A single window of Taeniopygia guttata chromosome 1, bTaeGut7.mat, whole genome shotgun sequence DNA harbors:
- the POSTN gene encoding periostin isoform X14, protein MKIFFLFTFSTFLLSAFEQAAASAHYDKILTHSRIRARDQGPNVCALQQVMGTKKKYFSTCRNWYQQAICGKKATVLYECCPGYMKMDGTRGCPAVAPIDHVYGTLGIVGATSTQRYSDISKLREEIEGRGSFTFFAPSNEAWDQLDSEIHRNLVDNVNIELYNALHHHMLNKRMLTKDLKNGMTLVSMYNGQKLLINHYPNGVVTVNCARIIHGNQIATNGVVHVVDRVLTAVGNTIQDFIEVEDDLSSFRAPAITSGVMDILGRPGHYTLFAPTNEAFERLPRGVLERIMGDKVASEALVKFHILNTLQCSEAITGGAVYETLEGNTVEVGCDGESLTVNGVKMVKRKDIVTSNGVIHLIDQVLIPDSAKQVIELGGAQQTTFTDLVAQLGLASSLRPEGQYTLLAPLNGAFSDDTLRLDQRLLKTILQNHIIKVKVGLNELYNGQELETIGGKLLRVFVYRTAVCIENSCMVRGSKEGRNGFIHIFRQIINPAEKTLHEMLRNDKRFSIFLSLVKAADLDDVLSRPGQWTLFVPTNDAFKGLTDDDKDILIRDKNALRNILLYHLTQGVFIGSGFEPGVTNILKTIQGGKLYLKTVNDTLLVNELKSRESDLMATNGVIHVIDKLLYPAELPVGNDQLLTILKKLIKYIQIKFVRDSTFKEIPLTFYKINIIESNVQPIVTKEDPSITQLTKLIEGEPEFKIVREGETITKVIHGGPEIKYTRITAGGSDNEEKLKKILEEEAPVRKATPTRRAQGGAARRRTRLDHS, encoded by the exons ATGAAGATCTTTTTCTTATTCACCTTTTCGACTTTTTTGTTGTCTGCTTTTGAAcaagcagctgcttctgctcaCTATGACAAGATTTTAACTCACAGTCGAATAAGGGCACGCGACCAGGG CCCAAACGTCTGTGCTCTTCAGCAAGTAATgggaacaaaaaagaaatacttcAGCACTTGCAGAAACTGGTACCAGCAAGCCATCTGTGGAAAGAAAGC AACTGTCTTATATGAGTGCTGTCCTGGCTATATGAAGATGGATGGTACAAGAGGATGTCCTGCAG ttGCTCCTATTGATCATGTATATGGTACGCTTGGTATTGTGGGAGCTACCTCCACACAGCGCTACTCTGACATCTCCAAGCTGAGAGAAGAGATTGAGGGACGAGGATCATTCACTTTCTTTGCACCAAGCAATGAAGCCTGGGACCAATTAGATTCA gaaatTCACAGGAATTTGGTTGACAATGTAAATATAGAACTGTATAATGCTCTCCACCACCACATGTTAAACAAGCGCATGTTGACAAAAGATCTTAAGAATGGCATGACCCTGGTGTCTATGTATAATGGCCAGAAATTGCTTATTAACCATTATCCTAATGGG GTTGTTACTGTTAACTGTGCCAGGATCATCCATGGCAACCAGATTGCCACCAATGGTGTTGTCCATGTCGTTGATCGTGTCCTGACTGCTGTTGGAAATACCATTCAAGATTTCATTGAAGTTGAGGATGATCTGTCATCATTTAGA gCTCCTGCCATTACATCAGGTGTCATGGACATTCTTGGAAGACCTGGTCATTACACACTCTTTGCTCCTACTAATGAAGCTTTTGAGAGACTTCCAAGGGGAGTTTTAGAAAGAATCATGGGTGACAAGGTGGCCTCTGAAG CTCTCGTGAAGTTCCATATATTAAATACTCTCCAGTGCTCTGAAGCCATCACAGGTGGAGCTGTCTATGAAACCTTGGAAGGAAACACTGTTGAAGTTGGTTGTGATGGTGAAAGTCTGACTGTGAACGGGGTGAAAATGGTGAAACGCAAAGATATTGTGACAAGCAATGGCGTTATCCACCTGATTGACCAAGTGCTAATTCCTGATTCTG CCAAACAAGTCATTGAGCTTGGGGGTGCTCAGCAGACTACATTTACGGACCTGGTGGCGCAGCTGGGTCTGGCATCTTCTCTACGGCCAGAAGGCCAATACACTCTCCTGGCACCTCTGAATGGTGCTTTCTCAG ATGATACCTTAAGGCTGGATCAACGTCTTCTTAAAACAATCCTGCAGAATCACATAATAAAAGTGAAAGTTGGGCTCAATGAACTGTACAATGGACAAGAGCTGGAAACAATTGGAGGAAAACTACTTAGAGTCTTCGTGTATCGCACA GCTGTATGTATTGAAAATTCATGCATGGTCAGAGGAAGCAAAGAAGGAAGAAACGGTTTTATTCACATCTTCAGACAGATCATCAATCCAGCAGAAAAGACTTTGCATGAAATGCTAAGAAATGATAAGCGATTTAG CATTTTCCTCAGTCTGGTGAAAGCTGCAGATTTGGATGATGTTCTGTCACGGCCTGGACAGTGGACTCTGTTTGTCCCAACTAATGATGCCTTTAAAGGTTTGACTGATGATGACAAGGACATACTGATAA GAGACAAAAATGCTCTCAGGAATATTCTTCTTTACCACTTGACACAAGGAGTTTTTATTGGAAGTGGCTTTGAGCCTGGTGTAACAAATATTCTTAAAACCATCCAAGGAGGCAAACTCTACTTGAAAACA GTGAATGACACTCTTCTGGTTAATGAACTGAAATCAAGAGAATCGGATCTCATGGCAACAAATGGTGTCATTCATGTCATTGACAAACTCCTATATCCAGCAG AACTGCCTGTTGGAAATGATCAGCTGCTCACAATACTGAAGAAGTTGATTAAATACATACAAATTAAG TTTGTTCGTGACAGTACCTTCAAAGAGATTCCACTGACATTTTACA aaattaacaTAATTGAAAGCAACGTCCAGCCTATCGTCACAAAGGAAG ACCCATCTATCACACAGCTCACTAAATTAATTGAAGGGGAACCTGAGTTCAAAATAGTCAGGGAAGGGGAGACAATAACTAAAGTGATTCATGGAG gtcctgaaataaaatataccAGAATTACTGCAGGGGGTTCAGACAATGAAGAGAAGTTAAAGAAAATCCTTGAAGAAG AAGCACCTGTACGGAAAGCAACACCAACCAGGAGGGCACAAG gaggagcagcaagaAGGAGGACAAGACTAGATCATTCCTAA
- the POSTN gene encoding periostin isoform X9, with amino-acid sequence MKIFFLFTFSTFLLSAFEQAAASAHYDKILTHSRIRARDQGPNVCALQQVMGTKKKYFSTCRNWYQQAICGKKATVLYECCPGYMKMDGTRGCPAVAPIDHVYGTLGIVGATSTQRYSDISKLREEIEGRGSFTFFAPSNEAWDQLDSEIHRNLVDNVNIELYNALHHHMLNKRMLTKDLKNGMTLVSMYNGQKLLINHYPNGVVTVNCARIIHGNQIATNGVVHVVDRVLTAVGNTIQDFIEVEDDLSSFRAPAITSGVMDILGRPGHYTLFAPTNEAFERLPRGVLERIMGDKVASEALVKFHILNTLQCSEAITGGAVYETLEGNTVEVGCDGESLTVNGVKMVKRKDIVTSNGVIHLIDQVLIPDSAKQVIELGGAQQTTFTDLVAQLGLASSLRPEGQYTLLAPLNGAFSDDTLRLDQRLLKTILQNHIIKVKVGLNELYNGQELETIGGKLLRVFVYRTAVCIENSCMVRGSKEGRNGFIHIFRQIINPAEKTLHEMLRNDKRFSIFLSLVKAADLDDVLSRPGQWTLFVPTNDAFKGLTDDDKDILIRDKNALRNILLYHLTQGVFIGSGFEPGVTNILKTIQGGKLYLKTVNDTLLVNELKSRESDLMATNGVIHVIDKLLYPAELPVGNDQLLTILKKLIKYIQIKFVRDSTFKEIPLTFYKINIIESNVQPIVTKEDPSITQLTKLIEGEPEFKIVREGETITKVIHGEPIIKTYTKIIDGRPVEVTEKKVTEERIIQGPEIKYTRITAGGSDNEEKLKKILEEEAPVRKATPTRRAQGGAARRRTRLDHS; translated from the exons ATGAAGATCTTTTTCTTATTCACCTTTTCGACTTTTTTGTTGTCTGCTTTTGAAcaagcagctgcttctgctcaCTATGACAAGATTTTAACTCACAGTCGAATAAGGGCACGCGACCAGGG CCCAAACGTCTGTGCTCTTCAGCAAGTAATgggaacaaaaaagaaatacttcAGCACTTGCAGAAACTGGTACCAGCAAGCCATCTGTGGAAAGAAAGC AACTGTCTTATATGAGTGCTGTCCTGGCTATATGAAGATGGATGGTACAAGAGGATGTCCTGCAG ttGCTCCTATTGATCATGTATATGGTACGCTTGGTATTGTGGGAGCTACCTCCACACAGCGCTACTCTGACATCTCCAAGCTGAGAGAAGAGATTGAGGGACGAGGATCATTCACTTTCTTTGCACCAAGCAATGAAGCCTGGGACCAATTAGATTCA gaaatTCACAGGAATTTGGTTGACAATGTAAATATAGAACTGTATAATGCTCTCCACCACCACATGTTAAACAAGCGCATGTTGACAAAAGATCTTAAGAATGGCATGACCCTGGTGTCTATGTATAATGGCCAGAAATTGCTTATTAACCATTATCCTAATGGG GTTGTTACTGTTAACTGTGCCAGGATCATCCATGGCAACCAGATTGCCACCAATGGTGTTGTCCATGTCGTTGATCGTGTCCTGACTGCTGTTGGAAATACCATTCAAGATTTCATTGAAGTTGAGGATGATCTGTCATCATTTAGA gCTCCTGCCATTACATCAGGTGTCATGGACATTCTTGGAAGACCTGGTCATTACACACTCTTTGCTCCTACTAATGAAGCTTTTGAGAGACTTCCAAGGGGAGTTTTAGAAAGAATCATGGGTGACAAGGTGGCCTCTGAAG CTCTCGTGAAGTTCCATATATTAAATACTCTCCAGTGCTCTGAAGCCATCACAGGTGGAGCTGTCTATGAAACCTTGGAAGGAAACACTGTTGAAGTTGGTTGTGATGGTGAAAGTCTGACTGTGAACGGGGTGAAAATGGTGAAACGCAAAGATATTGTGACAAGCAATGGCGTTATCCACCTGATTGACCAAGTGCTAATTCCTGATTCTG CCAAACAAGTCATTGAGCTTGGGGGTGCTCAGCAGACTACATTTACGGACCTGGTGGCGCAGCTGGGTCTGGCATCTTCTCTACGGCCAGAAGGCCAATACACTCTCCTGGCACCTCTGAATGGTGCTTTCTCAG ATGATACCTTAAGGCTGGATCAACGTCTTCTTAAAACAATCCTGCAGAATCACATAATAAAAGTGAAAGTTGGGCTCAATGAACTGTACAATGGACAAGAGCTGGAAACAATTGGAGGAAAACTACTTAGAGTCTTCGTGTATCGCACA GCTGTATGTATTGAAAATTCATGCATGGTCAGAGGAAGCAAAGAAGGAAGAAACGGTTTTATTCACATCTTCAGACAGATCATCAATCCAGCAGAAAAGACTTTGCATGAAATGCTAAGAAATGATAAGCGATTTAG CATTTTCCTCAGTCTGGTGAAAGCTGCAGATTTGGATGATGTTCTGTCACGGCCTGGACAGTGGACTCTGTTTGTCCCAACTAATGATGCCTTTAAAGGTTTGACTGATGATGACAAGGACATACTGATAA GAGACAAAAATGCTCTCAGGAATATTCTTCTTTACCACTTGACACAAGGAGTTTTTATTGGAAGTGGCTTTGAGCCTGGTGTAACAAATATTCTTAAAACCATCCAAGGAGGCAAACTCTACTTGAAAACA GTGAATGACACTCTTCTGGTTAATGAACTGAAATCAAGAGAATCGGATCTCATGGCAACAAATGGTGTCATTCATGTCATTGACAAACTCCTATATCCAGCAG AACTGCCTGTTGGAAATGATCAGCTGCTCACAATACTGAAGAAGTTGATTAAATACATACAAATTAAG TTTGTTCGTGACAGTACCTTCAAAGAGATTCCACTGACATTTTACA aaattaacaTAATTGAAAGCAACGTCCAGCCTATCGTCACAAAGGAAG ACCCATCTATCACACAGCTCACTAAATTAATTGAAGGGGAACCTGAGTTCAAAATAGTCAGGGAAGGGGAGACAATAACTAAAGTGATTCATGGAG AACCAATTATTAAAACATACACCAAAATCATTGATGGAAGACCTGTGGAAGTGACAGAGAAAAAAGTAACCGAAGAAAGAATTATTCAAG gtcctgaaataaaatataccAGAATTACTGCAGGGGGTTCAGACAATGAAGAGAAGTTAAAGAAAATCCTTGAAGAAG AAGCACCTGTACGGAAAGCAACACCAACCAGGAGGGCACAAG gaggagcagcaagaAGGAGGACAAGACTAGATCATTCCTAA
- the POSTN gene encoding periostin isoform X16 produces the protein MKIFFLFTFSTFLLSAFEQAAASAHYDKILTHSRIRARDQGPNVCALQQVMGTKKKYFSTCRNWYQQAICGKKATVLYECCPGYMKMDGTRGCPAVAPIDHVYGTLGIVGATSTQRYSDISKLREEIEGRGSFTFFAPSNEAWDQLDSEIHRNLVDNVNIELYNALHHHMLNKRMLTKDLKNGMTLVSMYNGQKLLINHYPNGVVTVNCARIIHGNQIATNGVVHVVDRVLTAVGNTIQDFIEVEDDLSSFRAPAITSGVMDILGRPGHYTLFAPTNEAFERLPRGVLERIMGDKVASEALVKFHILNTLQCSEAITGGAVYETLEGNTVEVGCDGESLTVNGVKMVKRKDIVTSNGVIHLIDQVLIPDSAKQVIELGGAQQTTFTDLVAQLGLASSLRPEGQYTLLAPLNGAFSDDTLRLDQRLLKTILQNHIIKVKVGLNELYNGQELETIGGKLLRVFVYRTAVCIENSCMVRGSKEGRNGFIHIFRQIINPAEKTLHEMLRNDKRFSIFLSLVKAADLDDVLSRPGQWTLFVPTNDAFKGLTDDDKDILIRDKNALRNILLYHLTQGVFIGSGFEPGVTNILKTIQGGKLYLKTVNDTLLVNELKSRESDLMATNGVIHVIDKLLYPAELPVGNDQLLTILKKLIKYIQIKFVRDSTFKEIPLTFYKINIIESNVQPIVTKEDPSITQLTKLIEGEPEFKIVREGETITKVIHGGPEIKYTRITAGGSDNEEKLKKILEEAHTEEDHVSCF, from the exons ATGAAGATCTTTTTCTTATTCACCTTTTCGACTTTTTTGTTGTCTGCTTTTGAAcaagcagctgcttctgctcaCTATGACAAGATTTTAACTCACAGTCGAATAAGGGCACGCGACCAGGG CCCAAACGTCTGTGCTCTTCAGCAAGTAATgggaacaaaaaagaaatacttcAGCACTTGCAGAAACTGGTACCAGCAAGCCATCTGTGGAAAGAAAGC AACTGTCTTATATGAGTGCTGTCCTGGCTATATGAAGATGGATGGTACAAGAGGATGTCCTGCAG ttGCTCCTATTGATCATGTATATGGTACGCTTGGTATTGTGGGAGCTACCTCCACACAGCGCTACTCTGACATCTCCAAGCTGAGAGAAGAGATTGAGGGACGAGGATCATTCACTTTCTTTGCACCAAGCAATGAAGCCTGGGACCAATTAGATTCA gaaatTCACAGGAATTTGGTTGACAATGTAAATATAGAACTGTATAATGCTCTCCACCACCACATGTTAAACAAGCGCATGTTGACAAAAGATCTTAAGAATGGCATGACCCTGGTGTCTATGTATAATGGCCAGAAATTGCTTATTAACCATTATCCTAATGGG GTTGTTACTGTTAACTGTGCCAGGATCATCCATGGCAACCAGATTGCCACCAATGGTGTTGTCCATGTCGTTGATCGTGTCCTGACTGCTGTTGGAAATACCATTCAAGATTTCATTGAAGTTGAGGATGATCTGTCATCATTTAGA gCTCCTGCCATTACATCAGGTGTCATGGACATTCTTGGAAGACCTGGTCATTACACACTCTTTGCTCCTACTAATGAAGCTTTTGAGAGACTTCCAAGGGGAGTTTTAGAAAGAATCATGGGTGACAAGGTGGCCTCTGAAG CTCTCGTGAAGTTCCATATATTAAATACTCTCCAGTGCTCTGAAGCCATCACAGGTGGAGCTGTCTATGAAACCTTGGAAGGAAACACTGTTGAAGTTGGTTGTGATGGTGAAAGTCTGACTGTGAACGGGGTGAAAATGGTGAAACGCAAAGATATTGTGACAAGCAATGGCGTTATCCACCTGATTGACCAAGTGCTAATTCCTGATTCTG CCAAACAAGTCATTGAGCTTGGGGGTGCTCAGCAGACTACATTTACGGACCTGGTGGCGCAGCTGGGTCTGGCATCTTCTCTACGGCCAGAAGGCCAATACACTCTCCTGGCACCTCTGAATGGTGCTTTCTCAG ATGATACCTTAAGGCTGGATCAACGTCTTCTTAAAACAATCCTGCAGAATCACATAATAAAAGTGAAAGTTGGGCTCAATGAACTGTACAATGGACAAGAGCTGGAAACAATTGGAGGAAAACTACTTAGAGTCTTCGTGTATCGCACA GCTGTATGTATTGAAAATTCATGCATGGTCAGAGGAAGCAAAGAAGGAAGAAACGGTTTTATTCACATCTTCAGACAGATCATCAATCCAGCAGAAAAGACTTTGCATGAAATGCTAAGAAATGATAAGCGATTTAG CATTTTCCTCAGTCTGGTGAAAGCTGCAGATTTGGATGATGTTCTGTCACGGCCTGGACAGTGGACTCTGTTTGTCCCAACTAATGATGCCTTTAAAGGTTTGACTGATGATGACAAGGACATACTGATAA GAGACAAAAATGCTCTCAGGAATATTCTTCTTTACCACTTGACACAAGGAGTTTTTATTGGAAGTGGCTTTGAGCCTGGTGTAACAAATATTCTTAAAACCATCCAAGGAGGCAAACTCTACTTGAAAACA GTGAATGACACTCTTCTGGTTAATGAACTGAAATCAAGAGAATCGGATCTCATGGCAACAAATGGTGTCATTCATGTCATTGACAAACTCCTATATCCAGCAG AACTGCCTGTTGGAAATGATCAGCTGCTCACAATACTGAAGAAGTTGATTAAATACATACAAATTAAG TTTGTTCGTGACAGTACCTTCAAAGAGATTCCACTGACATTTTACA aaattaacaTAATTGAAAGCAACGTCCAGCCTATCGTCACAAAGGAAG ACCCATCTATCACACAGCTCACTAAATTAATTGAAGGGGAACCTGAGTTCAAAATAGTCAGGGAAGGGGAGACAATAACTAAAGTGATTCATGGAG gtcctgaaataaaatataccAGAATTACTGCAGGGGGTTCAGACAATGAAGAGAAGTTAAAGAAAATCCTTGAAGAAG CACATACAGAAGAAGACCACGTGAGTTGCTTTTAA
- the POSTN gene encoding periostin isoform X18: MKIFFLFTFSTFLLSAFEQAAASAHYDKILTHSRIRARDQGPNVCALQQVMGTKKKYFSTCRNWYQQAICGKKATVLYECCPGYMKMDGTRGCPAVAPIDHVYGTLGIVGATSTQRYSDISKLREEIEGRGSFTFFAPSNEAWDQLDSEIHRNLVDNVNIELYNALHHHMLNKRMLTKDLKNGMTLVSMYNGQKLLINHYPNGVVTVNCARIIHGNQIATNGVVHVVDRVLTAVGNTIQDFIEVEDDLSSFRAPAITSGVMDILGRPGHYTLFAPTNEAFERLPRGVLERIMGDKVASEALVKFHILNTLQCSEAITGGAVYETLEGNTVEVGCDGESLTVNGVKMVKRKDIVTSNGVIHLIDQVLIPDSAKQVIELGGAQQTTFTDLVAQLGLASSLRPEGQYTLLAPLNGAFSDDTLRLDQRLLKTILQNHIIKVKVGLNELYNGQELETIGGKLLRVFVYRTAVCIENSCMVRGSKEGRNGFIHIFRQIINPAEKTLHEMLRNDKRFSIFLSLVKAADLDDVLSRPGQWTLFVPTNDAFKGLTDDDKDILIRDKNALRNILLYHLTQGVFIGSGFEPGVTNILKTIQGGKLYLKTVNDTLLVNELKSRESDLMATNGVIHVIDKLLYPAELPVGNDQLLTILKKLIKYIQIKFVRDSTFKEIPLTFYSPEIKYTRITAGGSDNEEKLKKILEEAGTEYTKVTKVIEGEPQIIEREIKKVHLEEAPVRKATPTRRAQGGAARRRTRLDHS; this comes from the exons ATGAAGATCTTTTTCTTATTCACCTTTTCGACTTTTTTGTTGTCTGCTTTTGAAcaagcagctgcttctgctcaCTATGACAAGATTTTAACTCACAGTCGAATAAGGGCACGCGACCAGGG CCCAAACGTCTGTGCTCTTCAGCAAGTAATgggaacaaaaaagaaatacttcAGCACTTGCAGAAACTGGTACCAGCAAGCCATCTGTGGAAAGAAAGC AACTGTCTTATATGAGTGCTGTCCTGGCTATATGAAGATGGATGGTACAAGAGGATGTCCTGCAG ttGCTCCTATTGATCATGTATATGGTACGCTTGGTATTGTGGGAGCTACCTCCACACAGCGCTACTCTGACATCTCCAAGCTGAGAGAAGAGATTGAGGGACGAGGATCATTCACTTTCTTTGCACCAAGCAATGAAGCCTGGGACCAATTAGATTCA gaaatTCACAGGAATTTGGTTGACAATGTAAATATAGAACTGTATAATGCTCTCCACCACCACATGTTAAACAAGCGCATGTTGACAAAAGATCTTAAGAATGGCATGACCCTGGTGTCTATGTATAATGGCCAGAAATTGCTTATTAACCATTATCCTAATGGG GTTGTTACTGTTAACTGTGCCAGGATCATCCATGGCAACCAGATTGCCACCAATGGTGTTGTCCATGTCGTTGATCGTGTCCTGACTGCTGTTGGAAATACCATTCAAGATTTCATTGAAGTTGAGGATGATCTGTCATCATTTAGA gCTCCTGCCATTACATCAGGTGTCATGGACATTCTTGGAAGACCTGGTCATTACACACTCTTTGCTCCTACTAATGAAGCTTTTGAGAGACTTCCAAGGGGAGTTTTAGAAAGAATCATGGGTGACAAGGTGGCCTCTGAAG CTCTCGTGAAGTTCCATATATTAAATACTCTCCAGTGCTCTGAAGCCATCACAGGTGGAGCTGTCTATGAAACCTTGGAAGGAAACACTGTTGAAGTTGGTTGTGATGGTGAAAGTCTGACTGTGAACGGGGTGAAAATGGTGAAACGCAAAGATATTGTGACAAGCAATGGCGTTATCCACCTGATTGACCAAGTGCTAATTCCTGATTCTG CCAAACAAGTCATTGAGCTTGGGGGTGCTCAGCAGACTACATTTACGGACCTGGTGGCGCAGCTGGGTCTGGCATCTTCTCTACGGCCAGAAGGCCAATACACTCTCCTGGCACCTCTGAATGGTGCTTTCTCAG ATGATACCTTAAGGCTGGATCAACGTCTTCTTAAAACAATCCTGCAGAATCACATAATAAAAGTGAAAGTTGGGCTCAATGAACTGTACAATGGACAAGAGCTGGAAACAATTGGAGGAAAACTACTTAGAGTCTTCGTGTATCGCACA GCTGTATGTATTGAAAATTCATGCATGGTCAGAGGAAGCAAAGAAGGAAGAAACGGTTTTATTCACATCTTCAGACAGATCATCAATCCAGCAGAAAAGACTTTGCATGAAATGCTAAGAAATGATAAGCGATTTAG CATTTTCCTCAGTCTGGTGAAAGCTGCAGATTTGGATGATGTTCTGTCACGGCCTGGACAGTGGACTCTGTTTGTCCCAACTAATGATGCCTTTAAAGGTTTGACTGATGATGACAAGGACATACTGATAA GAGACAAAAATGCTCTCAGGAATATTCTTCTTTACCACTTGACACAAGGAGTTTTTATTGGAAGTGGCTTTGAGCCTGGTGTAACAAATATTCTTAAAACCATCCAAGGAGGCAAACTCTACTTGAAAACA GTGAATGACACTCTTCTGGTTAATGAACTGAAATCAAGAGAATCGGATCTCATGGCAACAAATGGTGTCATTCATGTCATTGACAAACTCCTATATCCAGCAG AACTGCCTGTTGGAAATGATCAGCTGCTCACAATACTGAAGAAGTTGATTAAATACATACAAATTAAG TTTGTTCGTGACAGTACCTTCAAAGAGATTCCACTGACATTTTACA gtcctgaaataaaatataccAGAATTACTGCAGGGGGTTCAGACAATGAAGAGAAGTTAAAGAAAATCCTTGAAGAAG CCGGAACTGAGTACACCAAGGTTACTAAAGTAATTGAGGGAGAGCCACAGATTATCGAGAGAGAAATCAAGAAAGTTCATCTGGAAg AAGCACCTGTACGGAAAGCAACACCAACCAGGAGGGCACAAG gaggagcagcaagaAGGAGGACAAGACTAGATCATTCCTAA